The DNA sequence CAGGTCGAGCCGCGCGATGAGCGCCGAGGTGTCGCTGTCCTCGCCGCGCACCCGGTCGTCCAGGGCGCCGCCGCGGTAGTCCAGCCAGTCGATGGAGAGCAGCGGGTTGAAGTGCTCCCGGAACACGAACGAGTACGGCTTGAGCCGGTCCGCCTCGTTGGGCGGCGGCAGCAGCCCGTCGTCGATGAGCGCGTCCCAGGCCTCGGAGAGGTCGAGGTCCTGATCCGGATCGCAGGCGTGCAGGAAGTAGTTGTTGAGGCCCGCCGACAGGACGGAGTACATCCCGAGCAGGAAGGTCGTCTTGCCCGAGAGGCTGGGCCCGAGCATGGTGACGGTGATCTGGTGGGTGTCGTCGGTACTCATAGCGAGGCCCCCGGTCCTGCCGCGTGGGTTTCGACTTCAGAACAGTGGTAGTTCGCCCAGGAGGTTCTCGAGCCGCTTGCCCGGCTCGATGAGCGGTTGCAGCTGCGCGTACTGGGCCTGCGCCCGGTTGAGCATCTCGGCGGCGCTCCACCCCGGGTGCGGCTCGCCGCGCCAGGCCGCACGCCAGCGCCCCACCAGGTGGTTCTGCGCCTGGTACGCGGCGGCCTGCCGCATGGCGGACTCGATGTGGCCGTTGAGCTCCTCGGCGCGCTTCGCGATGGCCCAGTAGAGGCAGAAGAGCACCGGGCCGACGACGTTCTGCGGCTGTGGTCCGCAGGCCAGCTCGATGAGCGTGCCGTAGACGTGGCGGCTCTGCTGTACGGCGTTGATGAGCGGGTCGAAGGCCTGGTTGAAGCGTCGGACGTCGTCGTCATCGCCGAGCAGATCGCACTTGGTCAGGGCGATGACCAAGGGGGCGAACGTGGTCCGGTCGGCGAGGGCCGCCGTGATCGGCGCCATGAGGGACCTGACCTTGCGGGCTCCCCTGGGCGAGGTGAGCAGTTCGTACGCGTCGACGAAGACGACGAGCGCGTCCGCCGCGAGCAGGTCGCGGCGCAGCTCGGCTGACTGCCCGGAGGTGGACCGTTCGGTGAGCGCGCCGCCGCGGTGGTCGCGCCAGCGGAAGTCGACCAGGTCGCTCGGGCCGTGCCGCAACTTCAGCTCGTAGACCTGCCGGTGGTCGGTCGGCGGCGGATAGTCCCCGCGCAGTACGGCCCGGGCCGCGAGGAGCAGCTGCTGGTGCTGCGCCCGGTCCTGGCAGAGCACTTCGAAGCCGTACGGGCCGTTGTTCATCGTGCTGTACATCAGCGCCATGTACGTCGTCTTGCCGGCCTGGCTGTGCCCCAGCATCACTATGTTCACGACGCCGTCCCGCCACCCGTGCCGAGGGGGTCGCCGCTGGGGTCGTACCCGTGCTCGTCGTGCAGGTCGTGGGAGTACGTACCGGGCGTGGGGCGCGTCGGCCGCAAGACGGTCGGCGCATCGGCGGGAAGGCGCGGGGGAGCGGGCTCGGGCCGCGGCGGGGCGTCCAGGCGGGCGAGCAGCGCTCGGGTGTCGCCGGAGTCGGGCAACCGCCCGAGCAACTCGCGTGCCTTGTCCCGGTGCTTGTCGGCCAGGGGCGCCGAGCGGGACACCTCGATGACCTCGGTGACGGTGTCGAGCGCCGTCCGGGACGCGCCCCGGACGAGGTGCCGCTCCGCGATGTGCAGCAGGTGGTACGCGGGGTCGGCCGCGATGTCCGCGGGTACGCCGAGGTCGACGGGCCAGTCGTCGTCGCACAGGCCGGTGGCCTCGGCGGCCCGGTCGAACTGTTCGTCGTAGACGGGCTGGCGCAGCAGGTGGAAGCCGTCCATGGCAGCCACGACGCAGAGCGCCACGATGCGGCTGGCCAGCTCGCGGTTGACCTCCATCAGCTGCTGGTCGTCGGTCGGGGTCGGCAGCGGGAACGCCAGGCGCGCGCTCGCCGTCCTGTTGAGGACCTCCATCCGCTCCGGCGTCCAGGCGGAGAGGGTGGGGAACCGCAGTACGTAGACCTGCTGGCTGGCCTGGATGCGGCTGCCGCCCCGGTCTCCGCTGAGGTGACAGCCGCCGATGCGCACATGGAGTCGGTACAGGTCGTGCGAGGTCTCGACGACGAGCGCCGGAAGGTCCTTGAGGTCGTTGGCGTAGAGCCGGGCGTGCGGCCAGGCGAAGTGCCGGTCGGTGAGCCGCACACGGAGCAGATTCAGCCGCTCGTACGATCCAAGGTCCCCCATCACCCGTGCGCGGAGCCCGTGCCAGGGGGTTCCATCCTGACGTGTGTCCGGCATCAGGAGGGCCAGTACCGGCTTCTGTGAGAGATCTCGGTACTCGAGTTCGAGGTCGGCCCGGAAACTTCCCGGAAGGCCGTGGAACGGGTAGTGGTCCCGGTCGATTTCCTCCTGGACCCGGCTGCGGCGTACGGCTTCCTGGTGCGCTGCCTCCTCCCGGGCCAATCGCTGATTGAGCTGAGCCTCCTCGCGGAGATTCTCCGTGCGCAGGCGTTCGAGTTCCGCCTCGTGCGCCTGCGTTTCCCGGCGTTCATCGGCGGTGGCTCGTCGATCGTCGGCCGCCTGCCGGTACTGCAACCCCGCCACCAGCACATTGCTGACAGCGCTCACGATGTCTCCCGCGCCGATCATGTCGCCCATGAGTCCCCCCGGACAGGCAGCCGTAGCGCATTCAGGGCCCCCAAGACCCTGATTCGTTCAACCGTTCGCCCCCCAGCGTCGAGTTGAACGTACCGGCCGATTGTGTAGCCGAGATGCTACTGCCAGAAAGCGATTACGGCATCGCCTCGCGCTTTCCCGAACAATGGAAATGTGGCGGCATTTCCATTCCCCGTGAGGGAATGCATGCCCTTTGTGGTGCGGCAGGCTCGTGTGACGGCTGAGGTCCTTCGGCGGGTGGCTGTCGGACCGTCGACGGCCAGGGCGCACTCCGCCGTCCCCGCACCGCGTCCTGCCCGGCCGGAGCCCGGGGAAGGCCAGTCCCGGCCAAAACTCACTGGCGGGTCCGGGACCTCGCGGACGACCATGGGGCCATGAATGATCAACCCTCCCGATGGACCCAGGCGACCGTCTACCCCGACATGTGGGCGGACCCGGGCGACGACCCCCGCGACAACGGGGGCACGCCGGACGGCGAGCTCCCGACCCTCCAGGACTACCTGACGAACTACCGCATCACTCTGCGGATGAAGTGCGAGGGTCTTGACGCGGAGCAGCTGGCCCGCCGGTCGGTGCCGCCGTCGACGATGTCGCTGCTCGGCCTGGTGCGGCACCTCGCCGAAGTCGAGCGGGACTGGCGCGGCTGGCTCGGCGATCCGCTGCCGAAGCTGTACGGCGTGCGTGACGGGGACTTCGACGGGGCCGTCGCCGACCAGGCCGTGGTCGACGCCGCGTACGCGGACCTGGAGCGGGAGCAGGCGGAGACCGACGCGGCGCTTGCCCGGTACCCGGACCTGGGCGCGCGCGTGGGGAAAAACAACATCTCGATACGGGAGCTGCTGGTGCACCGCG is a window from the Streptomyces spectabilis genome containing:
- a CDS encoding DinB family protein encodes the protein MNDQPSRWTQATVYPDMWADPGDDPRDNGGTPDGELPTLQDYLTNYRITLRMKCEGLDAEQLARRSVPPSTMSLLGLVRHLAEVERDWRGWLGDPLPKLYGVRDGDFDGAVADQAVVDAAYADLEREQAETDAALARYPDLGARVGKNNISIRELLVHRVEEYARHCGHADLLRECVDGRVGQ
- a CDS encoding TRAFAC clade GTPase domain-containing protein, with translation MNIVMLGHSQAGKTTYMALMYSTMNNGPYGFEVLCQDRAQHQQLLLAARAVLRGDYPPPTDHRQVYELKLRHGPSDLVDFRWRDHRGGALTERSTSGQSAELRRDLLAADALVVFVDAYELLTSPRGARKVRSLMAPITAALADRTTFAPLVIALTKCDLLGDDDDVRRFNQAFDPLINAVQQSRHVYGTLIELACGPQPQNVVGPVLFCLYWAIAKRAEELNGHIESAMRQAAAYQAQNHLVGRWRAAWRGEPHPGWSAAEMLNRAQAQYAQLQPLIEPGKRLENLLGELPLF